CGCTCTCGTCCTGGCCGACGAGCCTACCGCCAATCTGGACAGCCAAACCGGCAACATGATCATCCACCTGATGCGCCGCATCCAGCGCAAGTACAAGGTGTCGTTCATCTTTTCGTCGCACGACCCGAAGGTCATCGATGCCGCCGACGGGGTGTTCAATATCTGCGACGGCCGCATTACCGGCTTCGAACGCGTGAAGAGACCGATCTCGGAATGAAACAGCTCCTGCCCCTCGCACTGCGCAACCTGATGCGCAACCACCAGCGCACGCTGACCACCTTGACCCTTGCATTGCGCAACCTGATGCGCAACCGCCAACGCTCGATGACGACCTTGCTGGCCATGGTGGTAGGCGTCGGCGCGATCCTGATCTTCGGCGGCTACAGTCGCGACATCACCAACGAGATGCAGACCGATTTCGTGCAGCGCAGCGGCCATCTGCAGATCCAGCGCAGCGGTTATTTCCTCTACGGCAGCGGGAATTCGGCTGCGTATGGCATCCCGGGTTACGAGAAACTGATCGCCGCATTGAAAAGCGATCCAGTCCTGAAGCAGATGGTGGTCGTCATCACGCCGACGCTGCAGCTCGGCGGCATTGCCGGGAATTTCAATGCCGGCGTGTCGCGCACGGTGCTGGTGCAGGGGATGGTTGCCCAGGACGAGGCGCAGCTGCGCAAATGGAACGATTATGGGCTGCCGCTGATCGCGCGCCCGCTGCCACTGAACGGCTCTGGCCCGGACTCGATCGTGATCGGCGAAGGTGTTGCGCGGGTACTACAGTTGTGTAAGGAACTGAAGGTGTCGAAGTGTGACGCGCAGCATCAAGCAGCCGACACGGCCGCCAATGGCGCGCCGCCCGCCGACGCGCCGCCCGATCTCGCGGCGTTGTCGGCGCTGGAAGCTCCGCCGGCGCGCATCAATAAAGGGACACAGATCGAGGTGCTGGCGACCAATGTGCATGGCGCGCCGAACGTCGGCAGTTTTACCGTCATCAAAGCCGAGCAACTGGGCGTCAAGGAGCTGGACGACGTGCATGTGGCGATGCATTTGCCGAGTGCCCAACGGCTCGTGTATGGGCGCGACGCGCCGCAGGTCACGGCCGTGCTCATTCAACTGCGGCATACGGACCAGATCCCGGCGGCGCGCGCGCGGATCCAGGAATTGCTGTCGAAGGATTTCAAAGGCGCCGACCTCGACATCCTGGATTTCGACACCCTCAATCCCTACTACGGCCAGACCAACCGCATGTTTTCCGCCCTCTTCGGCTTCGTGTTCGTCCTGATCGGTGCGATTGTCGTGTTCGTGGTCAGCAATACCATGAGCATGACGATTTACGAGCGTACGGTCGAAATCGGCACCTTGCGCGCGATAGGACAACGCCGCAGCGGTATCGAATCGCTCTTCATTACCGAAGGTGCATTACTGGGCATTATCGGGTCGGCGCTGGGGGTGTTGATCGCGCTGCTGATTTCCGGCGCTATCAATTTCAGCGGCCTGACCTGGATACCGCCGTCGCGCATCGATCCGGTTCCGCTGACGGTCCGGGTGTGGGGCGAGTGGCCGATGATTGCGCTTGCATTCTTCGGACTGACGGTGGTCGCCGCGTTGTCGGCCTGGGTGCCTGCAAGAAGCGCCGCGAAACAAGATATTGTCGACGCGTTGAGACACGTGTAGTCCCAAGTCGTATGTAAATTTCCGTAAGGTATTGTCGGTGCATTGAGACACGTGTAGTCTTCGGAAGTATGTAAATTTCCGTAAGGCATGGTTTCAATGTTCCGACAATTTATCATGACGGCATGCGCTCTGGCGCTGGCGGCAACGGCGCATGCCGCCGCCGATCCCAAGGCGCTGCTCGCTGCGAGCGACGCCATCCGCAATCCGACCAAATCGTTCGTTCTGACGACAACGCTGATCGAATACCGTGCCGGCAAGCAGACCGACAGCAACACCCTGGCCATCTATTCGAAGCCGGATCCCAACGGCGGCCAGTACCGCACGCTGGTGCGTTTCCTGGCGCCCGCGCGCGAGACCGGAAAACTGATGCTCAAGAACGGCAACGATCTGTGGTTTTATGATCCATCGAACCAGGCCAGCATTCGCATCTCGCCGGAACAGCGCCTGCTGGGGCAAGCCTCGAACGGCGACGTGGCGACGATCAACCTGGCGCGCGACTACAGTGCGAAGCTCACGGCTGAGGAAGACGTGACCGACGGCGACCGCCAGACCCGCCACACGAACCGGCTGGCGCTGGTCGCCACGGTGCCGGAGGGTGTCAATTATCACCACATCGACCTGTGGCTCGACGCCAAGGATGCACGACCCGTCAAGGCCAAGTTTTATTCGGACAGCGACCGCCTGCTGAAGACGGCCTACTACCGCCGTTACCGGAACGAGCTGGGCGTGGAACGTCCGACCGAAACCGTGATCATCGACGGCCTCGATCCGCAGTGGGTGACGGTGATGCGCTTCGACGCGTATGCCTGGCGCGACATTCCCGAAACCTGGCTGCAACGCGATTACCTGTCGCGTTTTCATCCAGAATGAGCGCGCGCCGGTTCCCGCGGCTGTCCATCGCCGCCGCTCTGATCTCCGGCATGATGTCCGGCTACGCCACCGCCCAGGACGACCTTGCGCTCTCTCTGGCGGATGCGACGCCCACCGCGCCGGTGGCAACCGCGCGTCCATGGAAGCTGAACGTCGAAGGCGGCAGCGAAACCTTGGAACGCTGGGACGGGACATCCGCCACGCGCTACCGCTATGCGCTGGATGGCGTGCTCAATTACGGTCTGATGCCGGACGTGCGCGCCGTCGTGGCTGCCCGTATCGAACGGAACGCCGAAACGCCATCGTCCGTTTACCGCACCACCTCGTACCTGAAGGAAGCCTACCTGAGCTGGCAGCCGAGCGCATCCCAGGTGTTCGATGCCGGCCGCATCAACCAGCGCTTCGGCGTCGCGACCGGATACAACCCGACCGACTTCTTCAAGTCGGGCTCGGTCGTCACCTCGAGCCCCGATCCAGTGAGCCGCCGCACCAACCGGCTGGGCAGCGTCATGGTGCAGGGACAACAGCTGTGGGATTCCGGCTCGGTGTCCCTGTTGCTGTCGCCCCGGCTGGCCACCCGCCGGGAGCCGGGCGATCCGGAAGCGGACGATGCGCTGAGCAAGACCAACAGCATCAACCGGTGGCTGCTGACGGGCAGCCAGCAGATCGGCGCGACGCTGCGCCCTCAGTGGCTGATCTACCGCGAAGAAGGCCACTCGCCGCAGTTCGGTTTCAACCTGAGCACCCTGCTGGGCAAGTCCGCCGTCGTGTATGGCGAATGGGCTGGCGGACGCGCGCCGTCCCTGTACTCGCTGGCCAATCACGAGGAACAGGATGTACGTTTCCGCTCGCGCAGCGCGGTCGGTGTCACCTATACCTGGCCGCTCGACATCACGACGACGTTCGAATGGCAGACGAACGGCGCCGGCGTGGCGAAAGGCGAAGACCAGGCCATGGCCGTGAGAAATCCGCTTGCCTGGGGAGATACCCTCAGGTGGTCCTACAACCTGCAGGATTCCGTCACGCGCCAGGCGTTCTTCACCTATCTCAGCGCGCACAATGTCGTGGTCCAAGGACTCGATCTGTCCGGATTCGTGCAAGCCGACATGGGCAACCAGGGCAGGCAAGGCTGGCTGGAACTCAGGAAGCGCTACGACAGCTTCAGCCTTTCCCTGCAGTGGCAACGGCAGCGTGGCGAAGCGTGGACACGCTTTGGCGCTTTGCCGGAGCGTAACAACGTGAAGCTGCTGGCCGATCTTTACTATTAAGCGGACGAATCGGGCGGCACATTCCCGCCCGATCGACCCATGCGATACTGCGGCGCCGCATTGTCCACGACGATGCGGCACAGCCAGTGCGGCGCGTGGTGCTTTCCTCCTTCAGTGAGGCGATTACGCCTCTGCAGCCTATTCCATTAACCGGCCGCATCCGCTTCGGATTCGACGCCATCCGTAGCGGCGAAATGCAGAAAGCCGGTACTCGTACGTCAGCAGCCGACCAGACCGGCCAACGGACAGGTTTCAACATCGACGTCGTGCCATGAATGCCTACCCGGAGAATCTGAGACAGGGACAGGGGTGATCTGTCCATACGGCTTTGCAGGCCGTTTTAGTCACTGTAGCACCACATCAGCTTGCCTGACCGCCGCGAATCGGTGGACCATGAGTCTGGTGTACGTAGTTTGAGCGATGCCGCACAGACGCGAAGCGCTATGGCGTTCACCGTTGCCTGGACGAGTCCGCGATACCCTTTCGTGCGATCGGGTCGTCATCAGGAAAAGAAGATGCCCAATCATTTCAACGACCTGCTTCCAACTCGGCGACTGCGTGCAGCCGCCCCGCCCCAGCCCATGGAAGGGTTCGGCAGCGTCCAGATCGACGACGCGCGGCTGGCCGAAGTGGTGTCGCCGACTGCTCGGCTCACAGCCCTTTACCAGGGAACGGTGCATGCGGAGGGGCCGGCCTGGCAAGGATCGCGTGGCCGCCTTGTTTGGTCGGACGTGCCCAACCGCCGCTTGCTGGGCTGGTATCCGGACGGGCATGTCGAAGTGTTGATCGATGGCACCTGGTTCATGAATGGCAACGCCGTGCAG
This genomic stretch from Massilia sp. 9096 harbors:
- a CDS encoding FtsX-like permease family protein is translated as MTTLTLALRNLMRNRQRSMTTLLAMVVGVGAILIFGGYSRDITNEMQTDFVQRSGHLQIQRSGYFLYGSGNSAAYGIPGYEKLIAALKSDPVLKQMVVVITPTLQLGGIAGNFNAGVSRTVLVQGMVAQDEAQLRKWNDYGLPLIARPLPLNGSGPDSIVIGEGVARVLQLCKELKVSKCDAQHQAADTAANGAPPADAPPDLAALSALEAPPARINKGTQIEVLATNVHGAPNVGSFTVIKAEQLGVKELDDVHVAMHLPSAQRLVYGRDAPQVTAVLIQLRHTDQIPAARARIQELLSKDFKGADLDILDFDTLNPYYGQTNRMFSALFGFVFVLIGAIVVFVVSNTMSMTIYERTVEIGTLRAIGQRRSGIESLFITEGALLGIIGSALGVLIALLISGAINFSGLTWIPPSRIDPVPLTVRVWGEWPMIALAFFGLTVVAALSAWVPARSAAKQDIVDALRHV
- a CDS encoding outer membrane lipoprotein-sorting protein, which produces MVSMFRQFIMTACALALAATAHAAADPKALLAASDAIRNPTKSFVLTTTLIEYRAGKQTDSNTLAIYSKPDPNGGQYRTLVRFLAPARETGKLMLKNGNDLWFYDPSNQASIRISPEQRLLGQASNGDVATINLARDYSAKLTAEEDVTDGDRQTRHTNRLALVATVPEGVNYHHIDLWLDAKDARPVKAKFYSDSDRLLKTAYYRRYRNELGVERPTETVIIDGLDPQWVTVMRFDAYAWRDIPETWLQRDYLSRFHPE